One Rossellomorea aquimaris DNA window includes the following coding sequences:
- a CDS encoding CtsR family transcriptional regulator: MRNISDIIEHYLKNVLELSESEIVEIKRSEIADKFQCVPSQINYVINTRFTIERGYVVESKRGGGGYIRIMKVKAHDQVHLIDQLVALITQTISQNTAADIVFRLVEEDIISEREAKIMLSVMDRSVIMVDLPERDVLRGRMLRAMLDTLKYE, encoded by the coding sequence ATGAGGAACATATCCGACATCATTGAACATTATTTAAAGAATGTTTTAGAACTGAGTGAAAGTGAGATAGTCGAGATTAAAAGAAGCGAGATCGCTGATAAGTTTCAATGTGTTCCTTCTCAAATTAATTATGTGATCAATACCCGGTTCACGATAGAACGAGGGTATGTAGTAGAAAGTAAACGAGGTGGCGGGGGCTACATCCGAATCATGAAGGTAAAAGCCCACGATCAAGTTCATCTTATCGATCAGCTAGTAGCTTTAATAACACAAACCATCAGTCAGAATACTGCGGCTGATATTGTGTTTCGATTAGTGGAAGAGGATATTATTTCTGAACGGGAAGCGAAGATTATGCTGAGCGTAATGGACCGTTCGGTGATCATGGTCGATTTACCAGAACGGGATGTATTGAGGGGAAGAATGCTCAGAGCCATGCTGGATACATTGAAGTATGAGTAA
- a CDS encoding protein arginine kinase → MSLEKFLQNAVSSWMNEEGPNSDIVLSSRVRLARNMTDFRFSTLYSSEEAKEIVDRVKDKLSLYPGNLGELEFLPTREIQPLQKRVLMEKHLISPNLAEDTNYGAVLLSSEEDISIMVNEEDHIRIQCLYPGLQLKEALQRANQIDDWFESEFDFAFDEKHGYLTTCPTNVGTGLRASVMMHLPGLVLTQQLNRIIPAINQLGLVVRGIYGEGSEALGNIFQISNQTTLGKSEEDIVEDLLSVVKQIIDKEHSARDALVKTSNIQLEDRIFRSLGVLEHSRIIESKEAAKCLSDVRLGIDLGYIKVISKNILNELMILTQPGFLQQYSGGPLRPNERDIRRSSLIRERIKLDKDTCEEEK, encoded by the coding sequence ATGAGTCTGGAGAAGTTTTTACAAAATGCTGTTAGCTCCTGGATGAATGAAGAAGGACCGAATTCAGATATTGTTCTCAGCTCACGGGTCCGGCTCGCAAGAAACATGACGGACTTTCGTTTCTCTACTCTATATTCTTCAGAAGAAGCTAAAGAGATCGTGGATCGCGTGAAGGATAAGCTCTCTTTATACCCAGGAAATTTAGGAGAATTAGAATTTTTACCTACAAGGGAGATTCAGCCTCTCCAAAAGAGGGTATTGATGGAGAAACACCTAATTAGTCCTAACTTAGCGGAGGACACGAATTATGGGGCTGTCCTTCTATCCAGTGAAGAAGATATTAGCATAATGGTAAACGAAGAGGACCATATTCGAATACAGTGTTTATATCCAGGATTGCAATTAAAGGAAGCATTACAGAGAGCGAATCAGATTGATGATTGGTTTGAAAGTGAATTTGATTTTGCTTTTGATGAGAAACATGGATATTTAACGACTTGTCCTACTAATGTGGGGACAGGGCTTAGAGCTTCCGTGATGATGCATTTGCCGGGTCTGGTTCTGACCCAGCAATTAAATCGCATCATCCCTGCCATTAACCAATTAGGTTTGGTGGTAAGAGGGATATATGGAGAAGGCAGTGAGGCATTAGGGAACATTTTTCAGATTTCGAATCAAACGACCCTTGGTAAATCAGAGGAAGATATTGTGGAAGATTTATTGAGTGTTGTAAAGCAGATCATTGATAAAGAACACTCGGCACGGGACGCATTAGTTAAAACGTCTAACATACAATTAGAAGATAGGATCTTTCGTTCACTTGGCGTATTGGAACACAGTAGAATTATCGAGTCCAAGGAAGCGGCGAAGTGTTTATCGGATGTAAGACTTGGAATAGATTTAGGATACATCAAAGTCATATCTAAGAATATATTGAATGAACTAATGATTTTAACCCAACCTGGATTTTTACAACAATATTCTGGAGGTCCATTGAGACCAAATGAAAGAGATATAAGAAGGTCTTCTTTGATTCGGGAGCGAATTAAGTTAGATAAGGATACATGTGAGGAGGAAAAATAA
- a CDS encoding UvrB/UvrC motif-containing protein, with protein sequence MVCQECNERPATLHFTKVINGEKTEVHLCEQCAQDKGEMFMFDSSSGFSVNNLLAGLLNIAPAFKQAKETEIPKTEVLQCEKCKMTFQRFINVGRFGCAHCYETFKDELTPLLKRVHSGNVEHHGKVPERMGGAIHIKKKIQQLKSDLQTMIADEEFEKAAEIRDEIRSLEKDANKEGGDKG encoded by the coding sequence ATGGTTTGTCAAGAGTGTAATGAAAGACCTGCAACCCTTCATTTTACCAAGGTGATAAATGGGGAAAAGACAGAGGTTCATTTATGTGAACAATGTGCTCAGGATAAGGGTGAAATGTTTATGTTTGATTCTTCTTCCGGGTTCTCTGTGAACAATCTATTGGCAGGTCTTCTTAATATAGCCCCTGCATTTAAGCAGGCAAAAGAAACGGAAATTCCTAAGACAGAGGTATTACAGTGTGAAAAGTGTAAAATGACTTTTCAGCGATTCATTAACGTAGGACGCTTCGGCTGTGCCCATTGCTATGAAACGTTTAAAGATGAACTTACTCCTCTTTTAAAGCGCGTTCATAGTGGGAATGTGGAGCACCACGGGAAGGTTCCGGAACGCATGGGTGGAGCCATTCACATAAAGAAAAAGATTCAGCAGTTGAAATCGGATCTGCAAACGATGATTGCGGATGAAGAGTTCGAAAAAGCAGCAGAGATACGAGACGAAATTCGCTCCCTGGAGAAAGATGCTAATAAAGAGGGGGGAGATAAAGGATGA
- the ispD gene encoding 2-C-methyl-D-erythritol 4-phosphate cytidylyltransferase yields MEYEVVIPAAGQGKRMKAGKNKLLLELDSCPVIIHTLRVFEHDSRCQGIYLAIHPSERNAFKSLLDRFGITKVVKLVDGGEERQHSVYNALLEVDHEIVLVHDGARPFIKESTIHQLVEKTHLTGAAIAAVPVKDTIKKVLDGEVEETIERSSLWMVQTPQAFRVSLLKRAHGEAEQDGFLGTDDASLVERMDVEVAVVESDYDNIKLTTPEDLYFAEAILKKQEEMSGGDNHV; encoded by the coding sequence ATGGAATATGAAGTTGTCATTCCGGCTGCAGGGCAAGGGAAACGAATGAAAGCGGGCAAGAACAAACTTCTCCTCGAGCTGGATAGCTGTCCAGTCATTATTCATACACTACGGGTCTTTGAACATGACTCCCGTTGTCAGGGAATCTATTTAGCGATTCATCCATCGGAGCGAAATGCGTTCAAGAGTTTATTAGACCGTTTTGGTATTACAAAGGTCGTTAAGCTTGTAGATGGCGGGGAAGAAAGACAGCATAGTGTATACAATGCATTGCTTGAGGTTGATCATGAAATTGTTCTTGTACACGACGGAGCAAGACCATTTATTAAAGAATCCACGATTCACCAATTAGTAGAGAAGACTCATTTAACAGGAGCTGCCATTGCTGCTGTTCCTGTTAAAGATACGATCAAAAAAGTGCTGGATGGGGAAGTCGAGGAAACGATTGAACGCTCAAGCTTGTGGATGGTTCAAACTCCACAGGCTTTTCGTGTTTCATTGTTGAAAAGGGCGCACGGGGAAGCGGAGCAAGATGGTTTTCTTGGAACAGACGATGCTTCTCTCGTGGAACGAATGGATGTTGAGGTTGCTGTTGTTGAAAGTGATTATGACAATATTAAACTGACGACACCTGAGGACTTATATTTTGCTGAGGCCATCTTGAAGAAGCAAGAGGAAATGAGTGGAGGAGACAACCATGTTTAG
- a CDS encoding PIN/TRAM domain-containing protein, with translation MLKRIVQACFLIVGGTLGIFLLPELFTVINLSDIPLINNPYMTAIFGAIIFYILTFWAVEYVVNFVKWFEDSLVKAPVTDLLFGSLGLIIGLFVAYLFGIPFNQMEIPIVNTVVPILLTLILGYLGFQVGFKKRDELVGLFGTSNRGKKKGTDEDADEAGVKTLKILDTSVIIDGRIADICQTGFLEGIVVIPQFVLEELQHIADSSDVLKRNRGRRGLDILNRIQKELPVEVQIYEGDFEEIQEVDSKLVKLAKLTNGIVVTNDFNLNKVCDLQGVQVLNINDLANAVKPVVLPGEELKVQVIKDGKEHNQGIAYLDDGTMIVVEEGRNYIGKYIDVLVTSVLQTSAGRMIFAKPKQLEKAL, from the coding sequence ATGTTAAAAAGAATCGTTCAAGCGTGCTTCCTTATCGTCGGGGGAACACTGGGGATATTTCTGCTTCCCGAATTATTTACCGTCATAAATTTATCAGACATTCCTTTAATAAATAACCCATATATGACTGCTATATTTGGTGCCATTATCTTTTATATTCTTACGTTTTGGGCAGTCGAGTATGTCGTCAATTTCGTCAAGTGGTTTGAAGATAGTTTAGTAAAAGCTCCAGTAACGGATCTGTTATTTGGTAGCTTAGGGCTTATTATCGGTCTTTTTGTTGCGTATCTGTTTGGGATTCCTTTCAATCAAATGGAGATTCCGATTGTCAACACAGTGGTTCCGATTCTATTAACGCTGATTCTTGGATATTTAGGATTTCAAGTTGGCTTTAAGAAAAGGGATGAGCTGGTCGGTCTGTTTGGTACTTCAAACAGGGGTAAGAAAAAAGGGACAGACGAAGACGCAGATGAAGCGGGTGTGAAAACCCTGAAGATACTGGATACGAGTGTGATCATTGATGGTCGTATCGCAGATATCTGTCAAACTGGCTTCTTGGAAGGAATTGTCGTGATTCCACAGTTCGTGCTGGAAGAGCTTCAGCATATTGCGGATTCTTCAGACGTGTTGAAACGAAACCGTGGACGACGAGGGCTTGATATCCTGAATCGAATTCAAAAGGAGCTACCTGTAGAGGTTCAGATTTATGAAGGTGACTTCGAGGAAATACAGGAAGTTGATTCGAAGCTGGTGAAACTGGCGAAACTTACTAATGGAATCGTTGTAACCAATGATTTCAACTTGAATAAAGTGTGTGACCTTCAAGGTGTACAAGTATTGAATATCAATGATTTAGCTAATGCCGTTAAGCCTGTTGTATTGCCTGGAGAAGAATTGAAAGTTCAGGTAATCAAAGACGGGAAAGAACATAACCAGGGGATCGCCTATCTTGATGATGGAACGATGATCGTAGTGGAAGAAGGACGCAATTATATCGGCAAGTACATCGATGTGCTTGTAACATCTGTTCTTCAAACCTCTGCAGGCCGAATGATCTTTGCCAAGCCAAAACAATTGGAAAAAGCTTTATAA
- the disA gene encoding DNA integrity scanning diadenylate cyclase DisA, whose protein sequence is MEDKKAREKSMSDILQFVAPGAPIRDGIDNVLRANTGGLIVVGYNDKVKSVLDGGFHINCAFSPSYLYELAKMDGAIILNEAGTKIILANAQLAPDVYVPSTETGMRHRTAERVARQTNALVIAISQRRNVITLYQGNFRYALKDISVILTKANQAIQTLEKYKVVLDQSISNLSVLEFEELVTQSDLLQVLHRFEMVLRIKNELLTYLSELGVEGRLIRLQMNELLADIEDEAMLIIRDYSQERNIKPFELLYKFQELVHSEVLEDNVLLKLLGYHGYVHHDDAIYPRGYRVLNKIPRLPIVIIENLITRFETLPHVVSASVDDLDEVEGIGEVRARKIKEGLKLIKEQTFADRQL, encoded by the coding sequence ATGGAAGATAAGAAGGCAAGAGAGAAGTCCATGTCGGATATTTTACAATTCGTTGCTCCTGGTGCCCCGATCAGGGATGGCATTGATAATGTGCTGAGAGCCAATACAGGAGGGCTCATTGTTGTTGGCTACAATGATAAGGTTAAATCTGTACTGGACGGTGGATTTCATATCAATTGTGCTTTTTCTCCTAGCTATCTATATGAGCTGGCCAAGATGGATGGGGCCATCATCCTGAATGAAGCGGGTACGAAGATTATTTTGGCCAATGCACAGTTGGCTCCTGATGTGTATGTTCCTTCCACTGAAACTGGAATGAGACACCGTACGGCTGAGCGGGTTGCAAGACAAACCAATGCCCTTGTCATCGCCATCTCTCAGCGGAGGAACGTCATCACCCTGTATCAAGGTAATTTTCGTTATGCATTAAAGGACATCTCCGTCATCTTGACGAAGGCCAACCAGGCGATTCAAACATTGGAGAAGTATAAGGTGGTTCTGGATCAGAGCATTTCTAATTTATCGGTGCTGGAGTTTGAGGAGCTTGTCACACAAAGTGACCTACTGCAGGTTCTTCACAGATTCGAAATGGTTTTAAGAATTAAGAACGAGTTATTGACCTATTTAAGCGAGCTGGGTGTAGAAGGAAGATTGATCCGCCTTCAGATGAATGAGTTATTGGCTGATATTGAAGATGAGGCGATGCTCATTATAAGGGATTATTCCCAGGAGAGAAATATCAAGCCGTTCGAACTCCTCTATAAATTTCAAGAGCTTGTTCACTCAGAGGTATTAGAAGATAATGTCCTATTAAAATTATTAGGCTATCATGGGTATGTTCATCACGATGATGCCATCTATCCACGAGGATATCGCGTGTTGAATAAGATCCCACGTTTACCGATTGTGATCATTGAAAACCTGATTACAAGGTTCGAAACCCTTCCTCATGTAGTGAGTGCATCAGTGGATGATTTGGATGAAGTGGAAGGAATCGGAGAGGTCAGGGCCCGGAAAATCAAAGAGGGGTTAAAACTGATCAAAGAACAAACGTTTGCCGATCGACAGTTATAA
- the radA gene encoding DNA repair protein RadA: protein MAKKKTKFVCSSCGYESAKWMGKCPGCNEWNTMVEEVEMTGKKPRGSFMHSENIGPTKAEKLISIETKQEPRVLTESKELNRVLGGGVVPGSLVLIGGDPGIGKSTLLLQVSAQLADQKQKVLYISGEESIKQTKLRADRLHVKSDDLYIFAETNLELIHQTIEQISPDFVIIDSIQTIFHPEVTSAPGSVSQVRECTAELMRIGKTKGIAIFIVGHVTKEGSIAGPRLLEHMVDTVLYFEGERHHSYRILRAVKNRFGSTNEMGIFEMKELGLEEVANPSEIFLEERSQGAAGSTVVASMEGTRPVLVEIQALVTPTSFNNPRRMATGIDHSRVSLIMAVLEKRAGMLLQQQDAYLKVAGGVKLDEPAIDLAVAASIASSFRDKASRAHDCIIGEVGLTGEIRRVSRIEQRVQEAAKLGFKRVIIPQNNLSGWQPPSDIEVTGVSNINEALAIILGG, encoded by the coding sequence TTGGCAAAGAAAAAGACAAAGTTTGTATGTTCATCATGTGGATATGAGTCTGCTAAATGGATGGGGAAATGTCCAGGATGTAACGAGTGGAACACGATGGTGGAAGAGGTTGAGATGACGGGGAAGAAGCCTCGCGGGTCGTTTATGCATTCTGAAAATATCGGGCCAACTAAAGCAGAGAAGCTTATCTCAATCGAAACAAAGCAAGAACCAAGAGTATTGACCGAGTCGAAAGAGCTGAATCGGGTGCTGGGTGGGGGAGTCGTCCCGGGATCACTTGTGTTGATCGGTGGAGATCCGGGAATAGGGAAATCTACTTTATTGCTCCAGGTTTCTGCCCAGCTGGCTGATCAAAAGCAGAAGGTTTTATATATATCAGGAGAAGAATCCATCAAGCAAACAAAGCTTCGGGCAGATCGATTACATGTGAAATCCGATGATCTATATATATTTGCAGAAACAAATCTTGAATTGATTCATCAGACGATTGAACAGATCTCACCTGATTTTGTCATCATCGACTCGATTCAAACGATTTTTCACCCTGAAGTGACGTCTGCTCCAGGCAGTGTTTCACAGGTAAGGGAATGTACAGCCGAATTAATGAGAATAGGGAAAACCAAAGGCATCGCCATCTTTATTGTAGGGCATGTTACAAAAGAAGGTTCGATTGCAGGCCCTCGTTTATTGGAGCATATGGTTGATACCGTGCTGTATTTTGAAGGTGAACGTCATCATTCTTATCGTATTTTAAGAGCGGTGAAGAATCGATTCGGCTCGACGAATGAGATGGGGATTTTTGAAATGAAAGAGCTAGGCTTGGAGGAAGTCGCAAATCCTTCTGAGATATTCCTCGAGGAGCGCTCCCAAGGTGCGGCAGGCTCAACGGTCGTTGCTTCCATGGAAGGTACAAGACCTGTTCTAGTGGAGATACAGGCCCTTGTCACTCCTACCAGTTTCAACAACCCACGACGAATGGCTACGGGGATAGATCATAGCCGTGTTTCACTCATTATGGCCGTATTGGAGAAACGGGCAGGAATGCTATTGCAGCAGCAGGATGCTTATCTGAAAGTGGCAGGTGGAGTTAAACTGGATGAACCGGCGATTGATTTGGCCGTTGCAGCGAGTATTGCGTCGAGCTTTCGGGATAAAGCGTCCAGGGCCCACGATTGTATCATTGGAGAAGTTGGATTGACAGGTGAAATAAGAAGGGTTTCGAGGATTGAACAACGTGTCCAGGAAGCGGCTAAATTAGGTTTTAAACGTGTGATAATTCCCCAAAATAACTTAAGTGGGTGGCAGCCGCCTTCTGATATAGAGGTCACAGGAGTATCAAATATAAATGAAGCGCTGGCTATTATTTTAGGAGGATAG
- the clpC gene encoding ATP-dependent protease ATP-binding subunit ClpC — protein sequence MMFGRFTERAQKVLALAQEEAIRLAHSNIGTEHILLGLVREGEGIAAKALTALGLSPEKIQKEVEGLIGKGTEKSQTIHYTPRAKKVIELSMDEARKLGHSYVGTEHILLGLIREGEGVAARVLGNLGVSLNKARQQVLQLLGSNDSSNHQGAGNANANTPTLDSLARDLTAIAREGSLDPVIGRSKEIQRVIEVLSRRTKNNPVLIGEPGVGKTAIAEGLAQQIIANEVPEILRDKRVMTLDMGTVVAGTKYRGEFEDRLKKVMDEIRQAGNIILFIDELHTLIGAGGAEGAIDASNILKPSLARGELQCIGATTLDEYRKYIEKDAALERRFQPIQVNEPTAEESIQILKGLRDRYEAHHRVSITDEAIDAAVKLSDRYISDRFLPDKAIDLIDEAGSKVRLRSYTTPPNLKELEAKLEEIRKEKDAAVQSQEFEKAASLRDSEQKLREELEETKNTWKEKQGQENTEVTVEDIAKVVSNWTGVPVSKLAQTETDRLLKLEEILHSRVIGQSEAVVAVSKAVRRARAGLKDPKRPIGSFIFLGPTGVGKTELARALAESMFGDEDAMIRIDMSEYMEKHSTSRLVGSPPGYVGYEEGGQLTEKVRRKPYSVVLLDEIEKAHPDVFNILLQVLEDGRLTDSKGRTVDFRNTVLIMTSNVGAQSLKSNKYVGFNIQDGKQDYKDMKGKVMEELKRAFRPEFLNRIDEIIVFHSLEKDHLKEIVTLMSNQLTTRLKEQDIHLELSAAAKEKIADEGFDPEYGARPLRRAIQKHVEDKLSEELLRGKVLTGQNILIDVEDSEFVVKVKEEEAANTPT from the coding sequence ATGATGTTTGGTCGATTTACAGAAAGAGCACAAAAGGTATTAGCATTAGCTCAAGAAGAAGCTATTCGTCTGGCGCACAGTAATATTGGTACTGAACATATTTTATTGGGACTTGTCCGCGAAGGTGAAGGAATTGCGGCTAAAGCACTTACGGCGTTGGGACTGAGCCCTGAAAAGATTCAAAAAGAAGTGGAAGGATTGATCGGAAAAGGTACCGAGAAATCCCAAACGATCCATTATACACCACGAGCGAAGAAAGTGATTGAGCTATCTATGGATGAGGCTCGTAAATTGGGTCACTCATATGTAGGAACAGAACATATTTTATTAGGGTTGATTCGTGAAGGTGAAGGAGTAGCTGCTCGTGTACTTGGCAACCTTGGAGTAAGCTTAAATAAAGCAAGGCAGCAGGTATTGCAGTTACTTGGCAGCAATGATTCAAGTAACCACCAGGGCGCGGGCAATGCAAATGCCAATACGCCTACCCTTGATAGCTTAGCCCGTGACTTGACGGCGATTGCCCGTGAAGGCAGTTTAGATCCGGTTATCGGACGGAGCAAAGAAATTCAGCGTGTCATCGAAGTGCTGAGTCGACGTACGAAGAATAACCCGGTGTTGATCGGTGAGCCTGGTGTAGGTAAGACCGCGATTGCCGAGGGTCTTGCCCAACAGATCATTGCCAATGAGGTTCCTGAGATCCTTCGGGACAAACGCGTCATGACCCTGGATATGGGTACAGTGGTAGCCGGTACGAAATATCGTGGGGAATTCGAGGATCGGTTAAAGAAAGTAATGGATGAAATCCGTCAAGCAGGTAACATAATCCTGTTTATCGATGAGCTTCATACATTAATCGGAGCAGGTGGGGCTGAAGGTGCCATTGATGCGTCAAACATCTTAAAACCATCTCTTGCACGAGGAGAATTACAGTGTATCGGTGCAACGACATTAGATGAGTACCGTAAATATATTGAAAAGGATGCTGCGTTAGAGCGCCGTTTCCAACCAATCCAAGTCAATGAGCCAACGGCAGAAGAGTCCATTCAGATTCTTAAAGGATTACGTGATCGTTATGAAGCCCATCACCGCGTGTCAATTACAGATGAAGCGATTGATGCGGCAGTGAAACTTTCTGATCGCTACATTTCAGACCGCTTCTTACCGGATAAGGCAATCGATTTAATCGATGAAGCTGGTTCTAAGGTGCGTTTACGCTCTTATACAACTCCGCCAAACTTGAAAGAACTTGAAGCCAAGCTGGAAGAAATTCGCAAAGAGAAGGATGCGGCTGTTCAAAGCCAAGAGTTTGAAAAAGCAGCTTCTCTAAGAGATTCAGAGCAAAAGCTTCGTGAAGAGCTGGAAGAAACGAAGAACACATGGAAAGAAAAGCAAGGCCAGGAAAATACAGAAGTGACCGTTGAAGATATTGCGAAAGTTGTATCGAACTGGACGGGAGTACCGGTATCTAAGCTTGCTCAAACGGAAACGGATCGCTTACTTAAATTAGAGGAAATCCTCCATTCCAGAGTCATCGGTCAATCTGAAGCAGTCGTAGCGGTGTCAAAAGCTGTCCGCCGTGCAAGAGCGGGGCTGAAAGATCCGAAGCGTCCGATTGGTTCCTTTATCTTCTTAGGACCGACAGGGGTGGGGAAAACAGAACTTGCCCGTGCGCTGGCGGAATCTATGTTCGGTGACGAGGATGCCATGATTCGTATTGATATGTCCGAGTACATGGAGAAACATTCGACTTCCCGTTTAGTAGGTTCTCCTCCAGGGTATGTAGGGTATGAAGAAGGCGGCCAGTTAACGGAAAAAGTTCGCCGTAAACCGTATTCCGTGGTTCTATTGGATGAAATTGAAAAAGCACACCCTGATGTATTTAACATTCTGCTGCAAGTCTTGGAAGATGGTCGATTGACTGATTCTAAAGGAAGAACGGTAGACTTTAGAAACACGGTGTTAATTATGACATCTAACGTTGGTGCCCAGTCCCTTAAGAGCAATAAATATGTTGGGTTCAATATTCAAGATGGAAAACAGGATTATAAGGATATGAAAGGCAAGGTTATGGAGGAGCTGAAACGGGCGTTCCGACCAGAGTTCCTTAACCGTATCGATGAAATCATTGTGTTCCATTCCCTTGAAAAAGACCACTTAAAAGAGATTGTGACCTTGATGTCCAACCAATTGACAACTCGCTTGAAAGAGCAGGATATTCATTTAGAGCTTTCAGCTGCTGCTAAAGAGAAAATTGCAGATGAAGGATTCGATCCTGAATACGGTGCGCGTCCACTGCGTCGTGCCATTCAGAAACATGTAGAGGATAAACTGTCAGAAGAGCTATTAAGAGGCAAGGTACTCACAGGACAGAATATATTGATCGATGTAGAAGATAGCGAGTTTGTTGTGAAGGTAAAAGAAGAAGAAGCAGCAAATACTCCTACTTAA